TGGTAGACAGCCAATTGGTGAGGGGGATGAATCCATCAGAAAGGACTGAAACAAATCTGTTCTGAACGGTGCTACATGAACCAAGACACAAAAGAGTGAAGCATGCATGCATGAAGGCTTTTCCTCCACTACAGGTGTGGCAAAACCCCAGTCTAGTACTTAGTCAGAGAGCTTGATCACTGACGTGCAAAGATGAAAGCTGTAATGGTTATCCAAGTATCTAGGAAGAGTACGCCTCTATTCTTATATACTCGGTGCCTACTCGTAGAACCATGCAACAGAAGGCACAGCACTGAAAGAATGAATACCACAACCATCTACATGGAAAACAAGTACTAAACATAAAAGTAAGGAGCAgtacaaaataaacaagaattaaaaaacaaacaagcaaagaaaaaaaaccaaccaacttgctaatgtttcttgttttgtaagaaaaattgaaagcatttctttcacaaagaaattaagTTAGGATTCAGGATTTTCATACCAGTCAAATCACCATTTTGAAGAAGCGTCAGTAAACGGTTTATCTAGCATCGAGTGTCTTTAACATACTTTACACGAGAGCATGCACCTCAGCTTAAGAGGAAAGGGCCTCAGGTTAAAAACACTGCATAATGCAGTGGTGCTGCAACCTGGCAAGTACTCTTCATGGCACAATATAGAATTCCTACGTCACTGCTGTATTTAGAGAAGATGACTGCAACACATTCAAGCAGTAATTTGTTTGTGCAGTTTCTTATTTCCATTCAGCAAGTCTCAGAACTGAACACTAGGTGAAGAGCCAGGTACTCTGATAGAGGCTTGTAGTGTGGAAAGTCACCTAGAGAATTTTTCTGTCCTACGCCAGAGGAGGTGGAGACAACACTAGTCATCACTGCAGAAGCAAAGGACAAGCGTTAATAAATCTTAACAGTTTAGGTAGTGAAGACAGTTGTGTTACTTAAACTTTAAGGTATTAAAGGTTAACAATTAAGAGAATAGTTTTGACAGAGTCAGCTGCTGTTCCTTGAGTCCTCAGTCATACTTACTACAGGAGtatggtttggatttttttttcacagaatcaacAAACTTGTAACTGGAAATAGATTGTTGTATGTAAATAGATTGTTGTATGAAAATAGTGCAGTTGTATTTCTCTTGTGAAAGACGATTGAGGGATCACATAGCAAAACTACTGATTCATTTTTAGGAAGACTGGAGCTCATAGTAGAGTCTTATGCAAAAGACTTGCCTCCAGTCCAACACTACTCAAGCAATTAGCTTTACAGTCTCCACAAGCTTGACTTCTAGCTTCACAGAATAGTTATTACAGAGAACCTACAAGTAGTAAGTCCTTATACACACAAGCACACTTTTCAAAGGCTGTTGCCAATCCTCCAGAGAGAAACTACAAGGAACTCCATACACACAcgcatttttattttaataaataaagttttacaggctcaggcttttttttttttttttttaaatcacatatacagaacagaaaattgccTGATCAAGTAACATGAATCAAACTACTAACCCTGGGAAGGAATGCATGCCCTCTGTAACACTGAAGACCTTAAATGAAAAGGGATTTCCCATGGGCAGCACAGTAATTTACGTCACAGATTGGACAACTTGAAAGAGGTGAGGCCAAAGCAAAGAGAGTGACCCTAAACGGACCACTGGTCTTTACAGGGCCACAACAGcgcaaggaaagcaaagagcCCAAATGCCTCCATTTTCTAGTGTCACTTTTGGATGAATACATGTCTTCACATCCTTTAAGCTATACATTCTAACCACAAGTGGAGAGGCTAAGCACAGCAGGTACGCGAAATTATTCCACTGAAGAAGAGATATTGGATGACACAGTAATGTTACATTTCAAGACTTCGAATTAGCAGATGCTTTTGCATCCCTTCGGTATGGCAGTGGAACAGATCCCACCTTCTCTTATAGAGGTTTAGTCCAAAAACTTCCTGTTGGCATTAGCACCAAAGAGAGCCACTCTGATTTCTGGCATCATCTGTTGAGGAAGAATACATCAGTTATATGCAATACTATTGCCGAGCATTCCTTGTTGCGGGCAGTTTGATAGCTAGGCTAGTCTTCTAAATTGAGAAGTCaattcatttgtgttttctgaagccTTTATCTGATCACATATTGCCTGCTAGTCTATAAATTAAAGGACTACCTATACTGCATCACAAGGAAGAGATGCAAGATCTAGTAATTTCAGCTATAATACAAGGTTTCAGCCAACGTTTCTAGTACTCAAGCGGaattcagaaattaaagttAAACTCAGTATTTCAACATCTTGACTGCAGTATAGTCATCAGTGTCTTTTGGTACCATAACTTCTAGATCTTTATGCTGATGCTTAGTCCAAAAGGTATCATTTTTGGGAAAAGCCATGTTTGTTGTAGAGAAGCACAAGCAGCAGgtaatttgtttctttccattcaaAAGTAACTTCTTGTCACCCATACTGAAAATCTGACCCCACACACTATTGGGACTGTTACCGTGCACTGAAAACACAAGGATTTAATTACAAGACAAAACTAGCTAATTACATCTTGTTCACCTTGGTTGTGAGAAAAACTCACCTGCTGAGCTACAAGGTCCAGCCGACTTTCCAGGGTGTTAGAAACCTTAATTTTACCATCACTGTTGTAAATTTCAACACCTCCAGCACTAGAAAGGGAAAGTAAACATAAAAGTCATGACAGCTATGATACGTCTCAAAGCTATAATTTGGCAGAGACATTACCCCAAATGAGTTCTTATAGAAAAGCCAGAGGTGTAGGTAttcatttgttaaataaataaatacatttgatCCTGCCTTAATGAGAGTAAGCACAAAGTGATGCAGCAAAGTAGTAGTGCAGAGCATCTTCAGTTACTGGGTACCATAGCTACATACGAGGATACTCATTAGCATGATCTAAATACAAATAGCGCTATGAAATTTGTCACATCAAAACAGCTTCAGactctgtattttattattaatagaaCACTTTTAGGTTTTGGGAAGTGAAGAAGAGTGCTAGaagctttgtttgcttgttcatACATAAAAAAACGATCCCTGACTTTCAGAATATACAGTTTTGTTCCACGTTCTTTATCATACTATATGGAAATAAAGCCTTGCGAGACCTAACAGACACAAACCCCGTCAAGTCATTATGCTGCAACACCAAACATAATTCCTTATGACTCAGTTTGCTTCCTCTtgagacagaaagcagagctaCATTTGCATTCTCCctctctaaagaaaaacaacagttagTTAAGTTTCTACACACAGTTATTGTATACTTCAATACTGTGGAACAGGCTGGAGGTTGCACAAAACTTTTATTGACAGTTTTGACTGAGACAGTGCTTCTCTGGAGGAAGCTACAGAATCTGTACTTGATTAAGAGAAAGAAGTGCCAAATTCCACTAGAACAGCAGTAGACACTGCAGGGATATTACATACATAATTTTCCAAGACTGTCCTAGTAAGAGCTGTAGCTTGCAATTTAAGTTAGCACTCTCTATAAGGGACTCCCATTTTGCTTACATTTCCTCTGGCAGGAAGTTGTCTTGGTCAATGTGAATATCCACATCCCTTTTTGTGGCATTTTTGTAGATTGGAATGCTCTTCTGTATAGCAGCCTACGACACAAGATAAACCTCCAATTAACATTGATAAACAATAGCACATCGCTTGGATTTGGTTGCTTATTCATTTGTAggaattaaaatgaaggaattggggctttttttttttaattaagcaaatTTTAGTACAGCTTTTGAGCCAAAAACAATTGTTATTAATGCTGTAGCAATGTCTAAAGTTTCCTAAGTAATACCCAAGCAAGGAAATGATCCCTGACTTGAAGCACATACTTGCTGTCTTGCATTGTACCTGCAACAGAAGTGCAGCTTGAAAACATGCTTCAGTTGTTTTCCTGTCACACAGATGGGATCTGAGCAGCAAATATTTGCAATCAGGTCTCAGCCTTCATGAGCAAGGATACTGTCATAATTCTAGGTGTCTTACCTTAACCATAGGGAGATCTTGTTTCCTGCACCGAACGACTATTTTGGGCTCAAGCAGCTGGTAGAATCCCTGTACAAAAGATAACCGTTACAGTATcagaaaactgacattttaattgTCTTAGAATTATTTAACtccaagaaaggaaaggagctgatcaatttgaaaaacaaaacctgacaaTGTTAACTCATTTTAATGAGTTCTTTGCTTGCAAGTGCACCCCATGCAGACATTCTGAGAGGATGGCAATGATATCTGGGAGAGCCTGCAACTACAGATCACGTTTTTCTTGTGTTAGCTTAAAGTCTGGGATTCAAGTGCAACTAAACGTGTCTGTCACAGGAGTGAGTTGCTCAGATaatgtacatgtgtgtgtaaGGATCGTTGCTGTCCAACCAGAGTGTCAGCTTGCCAGCTTGCTCATTCTTGGAGAAGACAGGCTGCAATTTCAGGTGCCTGTTCTAATAATTCCAGCCTTGCAGTTCCTGTAGCAACATGCGAGTACTACAGTGGATCAAATCTAATGAGCCAAGACAGAAACAGCCAGCTTGCACGAACAAGACAGGTTTTTTTGatatacagcagcagcagacctaAGTGtgacaaggaaacaaaaatactgaattgGAAGCACCAGCTGGAAGGGAACACTATTAAGAACATTCTGTCATTAAACTACAGACAGGAGAGTTTGTGGCTGGTTTCTGTGAGTTTATGGCAAAAGGACTTGATCGTACCAGAGGGTGGCACTAGTGGTTGCACACGTGACCCTAGCCAACACTTACTAGATTTCCAGCAGTGAAGTTCCAGAGCTAGAGGATGGACTGGTAAGCAAAGCTTAGATTTATCTTTGTATGTGTCATGAATGCACACCATAATGTAGTAAATTTGTCACAGCCAGGACTAGCTTTGCAGGTAACTACTGACTTCTAGGCTTGAAGGAACAGCTTTAGTCAAAGGTGCATTTGAGCGACTCATTCCAACTAATTACGACAGAAGTTTAAAGTGTGCATCCTAAATGTGCATGTTACAACGTATGTGTGCACATCTGCAACCATTCTTATAATGGGAGCCAGCTGCTTGGTCTACTAGGTTCTATACCACAAAATAAACTGCAGCTTTATCTGCTCAGAATCTAAGATCAAAAGATATAGCAGAAGTGATGTTTAAAACTCAAAGATCATCCAGCAACTTTTGATCTAGATTCCAATACAACTGTAACATCTACAGTTGGTTATGTTTGAAGAAAGATGCACGGGAGGACAGAGCTGCAATCATCTATTTGGTACgatttaaatatttacctgTAGAACTAGTCCATCCAGCAGTATTTGGTACCTGGCAGTATCCTTCACCACCTTGGCAAGTCTTAGCTTGGCCTCATTCAGCAAATCCtacattcagaagaaaatcagatcAGCAGAGCCCATCTGTTTGGCATTTGGTTTCATGCCTACCAACTTTCAGTACTCCTATTATAGCTATCACACCCTGCCAACACGTAAACGTACACTCCAGCTGGTGTTCATCCAAGCTAGACCTTCATCTATGTGCATGGCACAACATCCTTTCCAAACAgttcccccctccctgccctgatCCGAACCCAATATATCCAGACAACAAttctttcttcatgaaaaaggGGGACCTCGGTAGTAAAATGATGGTATTTATAACATTAATTCACACAAACTAAATACGTTATAAATGGTTGCCTAATGTTAACTAATATAGTTGTCCAAATAACTAACCTTTTCAGCTTTGTAGTCAAGTAAAGAAATCTAACCTATCTTTACACCTAACAACATTCAGGtttgatatttttaatcataAGTAAATGCAAGTAGAAACTCAAAAttgaaagcttatttttaatttgaagtagTTGTTTCTGAATGTCTTTATTCTGCAAATCAACATCAGATGGGactgaattttgaagaaatttgaaTCGACTCAGAAAGCTCCTAGAACTGAACCATAATTATAATTACTTCAGataaaggaattttaaaatttggtaTAAACCCTTCTTTACTGTCCTGTATTGTGGAGTTTAAGAGAAGAGTGCATGTTAACACAATCAGCAGTAAAATATAAGACTATCACAATTCAACTTCGCGGTCAAATCTAGTTATACTGTCCACTCTAGAATAACACAGCATTTCTGGAAGTGCTCCTCTCTATTGTTCACAAAGGAGGCGAAAGATCTGATAAGGGAAGAAAGAGGTAGCAGCATGTGACTtcaaaggttttaaaataaggaagagTGTTATGCATTACTCAGAAGCATGAGGTTGAGTCAGCTGATAAATGAGGAAGAGATTACCCAGCAGAGACTATCACAATAGAGTTAGCTCTTTAGCCACCCACTTTTCTTCCCACtgtaaatacaattaaaaatttGAAACTAGGTTTGAAGAACCAATAAACTGgccattttcttttgctaactCTCCTTTTTCATAGCAGCATTGACTCGAGCAacattaccattttttttaatacttggtTTCTACAGGTCTTGCAGTTTTTCCAACAGCTCAACAGCACCATCTAGCTAAAATACAGAACACTCAAACTGTTTCTGAGACAGGATAAGAAAAGCAGTGACAGGAAACCTGCAAGCTGTATAATAAGCAAAATGAGAATACACTACACGTGGTGTAAGGCTAAACTAAGACTAAAGGTAGCCTGCTCTGGTAAATGATCACTCACCCTACTCATGCACACACAGATCAGTCACCCACTAAAACAAGAAGCAAACCTTTCCATATACTAGGGGCCACTAaaggtgacagaaaaaaaaacagtgagtgGTGTTTTAAACCTACTTGCTTAAGCCACACCAGCTTTAATGAACAGATGTTACATCATGCAAACAGAACTTCAAGTTCCACAAACCGTGCAAGAGGTTTCTGTTCTTTAATGAAATAAGCTATTGTCTAAATGATACATACAACTAGTAAGTGCAATGCTCTTGGCAGAGAGCTGGATTTCCCAAAAAGAACAGGCaatagaaactgaaaataagctAAAGCAGATTAGTAAAGCCAGACTAAATCTTTAAAGACTTTTCAGGTTAACTGGGAAAGCTAGCTAACATATGTTGAAGCAAATATTACTCAATcacaaatcatatttttctttagaatatGGATAAGATCATTTCCCAACAGATGGTAGGAATAGAACCTCTGTGTCTTTACTACAAAGATACTCACTGCAATAAGGTCATCCCTTGCCTTGAGGACCTTCAGTCTTGCCTGATTCATCAGGTTGGACATCTGACTGCAAGTTTCATGACAAAGTTGAATCAGTCCATCAGACTTTAAATGTTGGAGTTCTGTCAGTGTTCAActgtatattttacatttaaagataACAATACCACCCTGTTTAATAACAAAGCCTGTTCAACCGTCTGAACCTGTTTCCGAATCCATGCAAACGATTATAATGCAGAACCCCATACTGCACTAGACCCACCAAAACTAAACCTAACACAATCATTTCTCCCACAGTAATAAACCAGGGTAGAGTTTTAGACATTaaccacacaaagaaaaatgaaagattctTTCACCACACCTCCTACCAGTTATACTATTGTAGCTCACCCTGGATAATTACTCCCCAGAAGAATTAGAACCTCACAATTAGAGCTCAATACATTAGCTACAATTTGCCCATGTGCAAGggaaaaatggttttatatGAAATTAGTAATAAAATGAGAGCTCAGGCTCTGAAGCCAACCATCTAACCGAAgtaacttacatttttttctgctgttcaatttgtttctccttcttttcaTAATACTCCATGATTTTCAGCCTCTGTGTCTGAACAAGGCGACCCTTCTCGATGTTGAATTCTTCTTCTGCctacagtaaaaattaaataactgaaGCGGAAATTGATTCCCTgggctgaaaaaaacagaatcaaatgAAATGGCCATGCTTTAAGAATGCATTTACAGATAAGGTAGGGTGATACAATTTATGGTTCCACataaacaaagcatttcaacCAACACGCAAGCCAAAGGGAACTCAGTATGTGTCCCACTGAACTTCTGAGCTCAAACCTTGCTAAGATACACTTTTTTCATCAGTATATCTCTGTTGATTAACATGTTTCCTTGCACTATTTATTCCTCAGGCATACAATTACAAAACAGATACAGTATGCACTGTCAGGAAATACAATTCATTCTATCTGAGCTCcaggcatgattttttttctttttaaacagaattagtCTCATTTCTGTCCACAAGAGGTTCTACCTAAAATAACCCAGCCAGCGCTTGGAGTCCACAAAGTATGTTACTATAAGTAATTCTTAATTCTTACACAAGGAGACTGACAGTATAGCTATTACGTTTTCATAAAACCTAGCCCGTTAGCATATGAAACCACAAACACATGGGAAGTTTTCTTATACCGTAGTATCCAATCTCAACTTCTGACTTGTCTTTGGAGATAAACAGCAATACCTGATTTAGAACTTATTAAACAGTTCTGCTGATCAAAAAGTTTATGGGAGATAAAAATTAATAGTAATACATCTTGCTTGTACTGGACTCAGCATATATTTTAGTGTCAGTATAATGCAGATTGTTAGGGTCATAAGGCACCATTACTCCTACTTCAATGAACAACCATATTCTATCACCAGGTTAATATCAAACTCATTGTCTTGTGGTTTAGCCTAAGTGAAGAACTCCACAAAGAGTTCAACTTGTGccttaaatataaatttatgaTGTAGTTTCCCAGGACACCTACTAAAACACACCTAGAAGGAAGTCTGCAGGTGGCTACACAGGTTCAGGTACAGTTATGAAAGAGTTTACAAAACAAGCTTTCATCAAAACAATTCAGACAGTTTAACTttcacctttttcatttttgtgcatGAACGAACATTTGTGCTAGATTATTAGCATCCTCGCTTCAATTTCTTACTAATGTCTCTGCCTAACATGCTATGGAAATCAAGCAAAAATTAGAATTATAAACAGGAGGTAGGGAAAGGTGTTCCACTTACTTTAGTCTATTCACATTACCCTTCAGTGCTCCTGGTTGTGTGAAAACAGTGAGTGAACGTGGATAGGAATAAATTCACATTTAAGAACCACGAAGAAAACTTGGACAAAAGGGCAGATCCAACTCAGTAGTTTTGTTCTGATTTCACAGAAGTTAGCAAACATTAACTTTATCTGGTAGCACCATTTTTGCTATATAATAACTGAATGCAAAGTAAATTGTACTTTACAGAAATGTTCTAAGACTGCTCAGACTGCAACTATTAAACCAGGATGTCAGAGGCAGTTCTCCTTTTGCACTTACTGACATTGAACTTCCATTTTTACCTTTGCATCtatttcttcagccttttcaTTGGCTTCCTGTTCAATGAAAGCCATCATATGCTTGATCTGtaataagagagaaaacattttctgttggaaaGGATATTGATGGGAAGAAATATATTCCCTGCAGCACCAGTTGATCAAGACCACATCAAGTATATCACATGCTGCTTTAGAGAGAGATACACACTAACAAGTTCAGCTTGAAGAAACTTTTTGAAAGCATCCTGAAACACTTTTATAAAGCACAGGTCAAAGAGCTCAAAGACAGGGAAACCAATTATACTAAGTTCTGCTTATTTATCTTATTCCATTCTGTGACCAGGCTTAAATTTAGGTTCAAACCTAGAGCACTGCCCAACCAAATGGCAACTTTTAACTGTACAGCCATTTCCAAGTGCAGATGGAGCGAACCGTACACTCAAGTGGACCATGAAACCCTCCTTTTTGCTCGCACTTAGTGGTGAGACACTTTTCAATCTGGTCTGAATAAACTTGCATGAAAGATTCTATTCATATAATCTCATATATAATTCATACAATCTGAAATGAGACATTTTAAAGAGATAAGACAGGTGCCAATTTGATTACTGAACCAATGCGCTGACAGCACCATGCCCATATAAACTAAAAACCAGAAGTGAACAGACAAGCGGAAGATTTTAGGCATGTACAGTGGAAGAAGTGAATAATAGTATCTACATCCTCAAAATCAGGtgaacaatttttattttaattccagtttGCAACACTTCTAAGTGTGAGTCTACCTCAAGGTCAGTTTCTTATCCCACTTGTCTGATCTGATGGCTGATCAAATCAAG
This is a stretch of genomic DNA from Cygnus atratus isolate AKBS03 ecotype Queensland, Australia chromosome 1, CAtr_DNAZoo_HiC_assembly, whole genome shotgun sequence. It encodes these proteins:
- the ATP6V1E1 gene encoding V-type proton ATPase subunit E 1, which translates into the protein MALSDADVQKQIKHMMAFIEQEANEKAEEIDAKAEEEFNIEKGRLVQTQRLKIMEYYEKKEKQIEQQKKIQMSNLMNQARLKVLKARDDLIADLLNEAKLRLAKVVKDTARYQILLDGLVLQGFYQLLEPKIVVRCRKQDLPMVKAAIQKSIPIYKNATKRDVDIHIDQDNFLPEEIAGGVEIYNSDGKIKVSNTLESRLDLVAQQMMPEIRVALFGANANRKFLD